In Hydractinia symbiolongicarpus strain clone_291-10 chromosome 4, HSymV2.1, whole genome shotgun sequence, the following proteins share a genomic window:
- the LOC130641678 gene encoding alpha-(1,6)-fucosyltransferase-like: MPSKIVRYVGIVTLLWAFVLMYMGFNLFQLVEESRRSSQELNKVSLEVLQLRRENKRLQKENIAKNTRVIKNDAQRTNREAESDENNRNNELLHELDGAKAKIRELERKFKSFSVSESSNNYEILRRRIAKQIREMWFYLSAQFTKVNKLLPDTARNDFMKVLENFGEMQRITEHDFEELISMDGAQDIRDASAKRLSEVVQKRLYNLQNPKDCKNARKLICSLNKGCGYGCQMHHILYCFIVSYATKRTMIIDSTGWRYSSRGWNAYFQPVSDTCIHSGNGEEWDRFHDKAKVVHLPIVDSMFPRPPQMPLSVPKDLYNDIKKFHGHPFVWWISQFTKYLFKFQPNIRKEIEDKKHRLVFKRPIVGVQVRRTDKINLEAAFHGIEEYMYWVDLYYKKLALTETFDKKRVFIASDDATVLSDARKKYPEYEFLSDNDVSKAAGLQRRYSDESLHGVISDIEILSDTDFLVCTFSSQVCRMAYEIMNNKHTDASQKFRSLDDIYYFGGQQEHRMKAIWPHEAQGRSELDLKVGDIIGIAGNHWDGQAKGLHHASQRTGLFPAYKVEDVHDVADFPVYDDK, encoded by the exons ATGCCTAGCAAGATTGTTCGATATGTTGGCATTGTTACTTTGCTGTGGGCATTTGTACTCATGTATATgggttttaatttatttcaactAGTTGAAGAGTCAAGAAGGTCTTCCCAAGAACTAAATAAAGTGTCTTTAGAGGTGCTGCAACTTAGAAGAGAAAATAAACGCCTTCAAAAGGAGAATATCGCAAAAAACACTAGAGTGATTAAAAATGATGCACAGCGGACAAATAGAGAAGCTGAAAGCGATGAAAATAATAGAAATAATGAGTTATTGCATGAATTAGATGGCGCGAAAGCGAAAATTAGAGAGCTTGAAAGAAAGTTCAAATCATTCTCTGTATCAGAGAGTAGTAATAATTATGAAATTTTAAGAAGGAGAATAGCAAAACAAATTAGAGAAATGTGGTTTTATTTATCTGCACAAtttacaaaagtaaacaaacttctTCCAGATACTGCAAGAAACGATTTTATGaaagttttagaaaattttggTGAAATGCAGCGAATCACTGAACATGACTTTGAGGAGCTAATTTCTATGGACGGTGCACAAGATATCAGAGATGCTTCTGCCAAAAGGCTATCAGAGGTAGTGCAGAAAAGGCTTTATAATTTACAGAATCCTAAAGATTGTAAAAATGCAAGAAAGTTAATTTGTTCTCTGAATAAAGGCTGTGGTTATGGATGCCAAATGCATCACATactttattgttttattgtgtCTTATGCAACGAAACGAACAATGATTATTGATTCGACAGGGTGGAGATATTCATCCAGAGGATGGAATGCATACTTTCAACCTGTTAGTGATACTTGCATCCACTCAGGCAATGGTGAAGAATGGGATCGTTTTCATGATAAAGCAAAAGTAGTACATTTGCCTATTGTTGATTCTATGTTTCCACGCCCCCCTCAGATGCCTTTGTCTGTACCGAAAGATCTGTACAATGACATCAAGAAGTTTCATGGACATCCCTTTGTTTGGTGGATCAGTCAGTTCACAAAATATCTTTTCAAGTTTCAACCAAATATCAGGAAAGAAATAGAggacaaaaaacacagattagtTTTTAAAAGGCCTATTGTTGG tgtGCAAGTCCGGCGTACTGATAAAATAAATTTGGAAGCTGCTTTCCATGGTATCGAGGAATACATGTATTGGGTAGatctttattacaaaaaattggCACTAACTGAAACGTTTGACAAAAAGAGAGTTTTTATTGCCAGTGACGATGCAACCGTACTATCGGATGCACGTAAAAA GTACCCAGAGTATGAATTTTTAAGCGACAATGACGTTTCAAAAGCAGCTGGTTTGCAGCGTAGATATTCAGACGAATCTTTGCATGGTGTCATTTCGGACATCGAGATTTTGTCCGACACAGATTTTTTAGTCTGTACTTTCTCGTCACAA GTATGTCGTATGGCGTACGAGATCATGAATAACAAACACACTGACGCTTCTCAAAAATTCCGTTCTTTGGatgatatatattattttggCGGACAACAAGAACACAGAATGAAAGCTATTTGGCCGCATGAAGCTCAGGGACGGAGTGAGCTTGATTTAAAAGTAGGAGATATCATTGGAATTGCAG GAAATCATTGGGACGGTCAAGCCAAAGGGCTTCACCATGCTTCTCAAAGGACTGGTTTGTTTCCTGCTTACAAAGTGGAAGATGTTCACGACGTTGCCGACTTTCCTGTCTACGACGACAAATAA
- the LOC130641677 gene encoding peptide-N(4)-(N-acetyl-beta-glucosaminyl)asparagine amidase-like: MADRVVAISSDKQYQEELKIVSDHQLVVIDFFATWCGPCHMIAPKFTELSSKYLNVKFLKVDVDKCQFTAVKYDIKAMPTFIFIKQNKEVDRIRGGDPTKLESAVIQWMGTSFQLEPDPQRIAVGRSFPAFSDLLKNERKEFDIASDLLVRFASNVLRDPQNLKYRQIKLTNEIFMNKILPVLGAVDCLFTMGFEEMADRLLLPPASSLENLHALRDALVDERSRIGTTNIKPVVGPFLNSNITSPSCTSGQALISGRRKLKYQAQIKSNEEAAFFSSIQSGVNKAFLYEEDELQNLARSKIPVSKLKEEANQNSQATSDLTGKCLVSMNDCLLLLLLQWFKNDFFTWMNTPECSGCQGATKHSGLAIPDAEESKWGAGNVELYKCTQCSSMMRFPRYNHPQKLLETRTGRCGEWANCFSLCCRAVGFETRFVLDWTDHVWTEVYSEDRKRWLHCDPCENLCDKPLVYEHGWKKELSYVIAFSAEQVVDVTWRYSGKHQEVIRRRNLVSESWLFGLCKNINKELQYGLSDESRKNLTSRDIVEMVEFITPKKEFSNEEGQGRLSGSMAWRQLRGEVKEGNIGLNTEKSHKFQLNAENIERKSFRIRFLPVKDCYYTTLDDPLGEPVIQGWENGVETCENMFMKRENDWKMVYLARMENTDHGSISWCIDLSDTELVVQNVDVKVTSKVYNSGKAMFSICSGDECIRVNKNDGSARLETAALAGSRKLHLNVNLYGGEGSVAWQHAQIFRCSETDEDFVGLDMTVTLQSKEA; this comes from the exons GTGTGGTCCATGTCACATGATTGCACCAAAATTTACTGAGTTgagttcaaaatatttaaatgtaaaatttttaaaagtggatGTTGATAAATGCCAG tttacTGCAGTTAAATATGATATCAAAGCAAtgccaacatttattttcatCAAACAAAACAAGGAAGTTGATCGCATCCGTGGAGGTGATCCTACGAAACTGGAATCAGCTGTAATTCAATGGATGGGAACTTCATTTCAACTG GAACCAGATCCACAGAGAATAGCAGTGGGACGCAGTTTTCCCGCTTTTTCAGACCTACTAAAAAATGAGAGGAAAGAATTTGATATTGCGTCGGATCTTTTGGTTAGATTTGCAAGCAATGTCCTAAGAGACCcccaaaatttaaaatacaGACAGATCAAACTTACAAATGAAATCTTTATGAATAAAATTCTGCCTGTGCTTGGTGCAGTTGATTGTCTTTTTACAATGGGCTTTGAAGAG aTGGCAGACAGATTGCTGTTACCACCAGCGTCATCCCTTGAAAATTTGCACGCATTAAGAGATGCTTTAGTTGATGAAAGGAGCAGAATTGGTACTACAAATATTAAGCCAGTGGTTGGCCCGTTCTTAAATAGTAACATTACCTCTCCTAGTTGTACATCTGGACAGGCTTTGATATCAGGGCGCAGGAAGTTGAAATATCAAGCACAAATTAAATct AACGAAGAAGCCGCTTTCTTCTCCTCCATTCAAAGCGGTGTAAACAAAGCGTTTTTGTATGAGGAGGACGAGCTCCAAAATCTTGCGCGTTCGAAAATACCTGTAAGCAAGTTAAAAGAAGAAGCTAATCAGAACAGTCAGGCTACATCTGATCTAACTGGAAAATGCTTAGTCAGCATGAATGATTGTCTGCTTCTGCTTTTACTGCAATGGTTTAAAA ATGATTTTTTTACATGGATGAACACCCCTGAATGTAGCGGTTGTCAGGGAGCTACAAAACATAGCGGATTGGCAATTCCCGACGCCGAAGAATCGAAATGGGGAGCAGGAAATGTTGAATTGTACAAGTGCACTCAATGTTCGTCGATGATGAGATTTCCAAGATACAATCATCCTCAAAAATTACTAG AAACACGAACTGGTAGATGTGGAGAATGGGCTAACTGTTTTTCTCTTTGTTGTCGGGCTGTTGGTTTTGAAACAAGATTTGTGCTAGACTGGACCGATCATGTTTGGACTGAAGTATATTCTGAGGATCGGAAAAGGTGGTTGCATTGTGATCCTTGCGAAAATTTGTGTGATAAACCATTGGTGTATGAGCATGGTTGGAAGAAAGAATTGTCTTACGTCATAGCCTTCTCTGCAGAACAG GTCGTCGATGTGACGTGGAGATATTCAGGTAAACATCAAGAAGTGATTCGAAGACGCAACCTGGTGTCAGAATCTTGGCTTTTTGGCTTGTGTAAAAATATCAATAAGGAG CTTCAATACGGGTTATCAGACGAATCGAGAAAAAATTTAACTTCACGAGATATTGTAGAAATGGTGGAATTCATAACTCCCAAAAAGGAGTTTTCTAATGAAGAAGGGCAAGGACGTTTATCTGGTAGCATGGCGTGGCGTCAGCTTAGAGGAGAAGTGAAAGAAGGAAACATTGGTTTAAAT actGAGAAATCTCACAAATTCCAACTAAATGCAGAAAATATAGAGAGAAAAAG CTTTAGGATCCGCTTTCTTCCTGTGAAGGATTGTTATTACACAACGCTTGATGACCCGTTGGGTGAACCAGTGATACAAGGGTGGGAGAATGGCGTGGAAACATGTGAAAATATGTTTATGAAGCGTGAGAATGATTGGAAGATG GTATATCTTGCTCGCATGGAAAATACTGATCACGGTTCTATCAGTTGGTGCATCGATTTAAGTGATACCGAGTTGGTTGTTCAAAATGTTGATGTCAAGGTTACATCGAAAGTGTATAATAGCGGCAAAGCGATGTTCAGCATATGTAGTGGAGACGAGTGCATCAGAGTGAACAAAAATGACGGAA GTGCCCGTTTGGAAACCGCGGCTCTGGCTGGTTCAAGAAAGTTGCATTTAAATGTGAATTTATATGGAGGAGAAGGTTCGGTTGCGTGGCAACATGCACAAATATTCCGATGTTCCGAAACTGATGAAGATTTTGTGGGTTTGGATATGACGGTTACACTTCAAAGTAAGGAGGCATGA